The following proteins are co-located in the Robbsia betulipollinis genome:
- the flhB gene encoding flagellar biosynthesis protein FlhB, producing MAEDSDLEKTESASPRRLEQAREDGQIARSRELSTFAMLAVGFGGVYVLGGSLFGQFLQIFRHALTFDHVIGFDASIAMKRAGESGVLAATAVGPLLIALSLVALVSPLALGGWLLTTKPLMPNFGRLNPISGIAKMFSMQSLAQLGMGIAKCVLVGVVATEVALHYKTQVIGLLVEPVGVALPHAAQMIGMVCAATVGSMLLLVLADVPYQLWQHAKKLRMTKEEVKREYKENEGDPHIKGKIRQQQREMSRRRMMSQVATADVIITNPTHFAVALRYADDQMRAPVVVAKGADHVAARIRELAAEHRVPVLEAPPLARALYHHVELNREIPGGLYGAVAEVLAWVFQLRRWNAAGGDRPEAPRDVAVPADLAVSLETLNRAGAQDDVTDVTASADAAEATVRLNGPRAGTDAGDAA from the coding sequence GTGGCTGAGGATAGCGATCTCGAAAAGACAGAATCTGCCTCTCCCCGGCGCCTGGAACAGGCGCGCGAGGATGGGCAGATTGCGCGTTCGCGCGAACTGTCGACGTTCGCTATGCTCGCGGTGGGGTTTGGTGGCGTGTATGTGCTCGGCGGTTCCCTGTTCGGGCAATTTCTGCAGATCTTCCGTCACGCGCTGACGTTCGACCACGTGATCGGTTTCGACGCGTCGATCGCCATGAAGCGCGCCGGCGAATCCGGCGTGCTGGCCGCCACCGCGGTCGGCCCCCTGCTGATCGCGCTGTCCCTCGTCGCGCTGGTGTCGCCGCTGGCGCTGGGCGGCTGGCTGCTGACCACCAAGCCGCTGATGCCGAACTTCGGCCGTCTCAACCCGATCTCGGGCATCGCCAAGATGTTCTCGATGCAGAGCCTGGCGCAGCTGGGCATGGGCATCGCCAAGTGCGTGCTGGTCGGCGTGGTGGCCACCGAGGTCGCGCTGCACTACAAGACGCAGGTCATCGGCCTGCTGGTCGAGCCGGTCGGCGTCGCCTTGCCGCATGCGGCGCAGATGATCGGCATGGTATGCGCCGCCACGGTCGGCTCGATGCTGCTGCTGGTGCTCGCCGACGTGCCGTACCAGCTCTGGCAGCACGCCAAGAAACTGCGCATGACCAAGGAAGAGGTCAAGCGCGAGTACAAGGAAAACGAAGGCGATCCGCACATCAAGGGCAAGATCCGCCAGCAGCAGCGCGAGATGTCGCGCCGCCGGATGATGTCGCAGGTCGCAACGGCGGACGTCATCATCACCAACCCGACGCACTTCGCCGTCGCGCTGCGCTACGCCGACGACCAGATGCGCGCGCCGGTCGTCGTCGCCAAGGGCGCCGACCACGTCGCGGCCCGGATCCGCGAACTCGCGGCCGAGCACCGCGTGCCGGTCCTCGAAGCGCCGCCGCTGGCACGGGCGCTGTACCATCATGTCGAATTGAATCGCGAAATCCCCGGCGGCCTGTACGGCGCCGTCGCGGAAGTGCTGGCCTGGGTGTTCCAGCTGCGCCGCTGGAACGCCGCCGGCGGCGACCGTCCGGAAGCGCCGCGCGATGTCGCGGTGCCGGCCGACCTCGCCGTCTCGCTCGAAACCTTGAACCGCGCTGGCGCACAGGATGACGTCACCGATGTCACCGCATCGGCTGACGCCGCCGAGGCCACCGTGCGCCTGAACGGGCCGCGTGCCGGCACCGACGCGGGAGACGCAGCATGA
- a CDS encoding methyl-accepting chemotaxis protein, whose translation MNKLTIRATLTSIVAIFVIMLVGGSAVGFFAVRSGNAALQQMTQSEVKAARLLSESGEALLQAHVALVRANMLYASDVTADAKTALGSGRELLDRSSAVWAQYVALQTAAHRDGGVAAASQARDAVLDQAFKPELAALSNLDLSTYGLLVTQTMPALLAGYEHAIDVLKVAQQHHADALMSDARQRLVVLNAMIAAALVIALLFATYALWVLRREVILPLGEAAGHFHRIAAGDLSNVVVVRSKNEIGTVFEAINAMQRGMSGTLRSIRESAGLIDVGAREIATGNTDLSSRTEEQASSLQQTASSMAHLTETVRQNTDNARQARQLAANASDIASRGGEVVGEVVTTMQAIAGSSDKIVDIIAVIEGIAFQTNILALNAAVEAARAGEEGRGFAVVANEVRSLAQRSAGAAKEIKSLIDDSAQKVHSGSALVSRAGDTMEEIVQAVRRVTDIMGEISAASEEQKGGIEQVNQAVTQMDQVTQQNAALVEEAAAAAASLEVQTHQLRGVLDGYRLDTNDGVTHRAAAPAVTTGRAARASAALSTMPLPSKVASKVRTQATAARHAVSPAGAKAMPAVKAVTKAVAARKPALPAVPGKTMVTARPVSASRAVTVAAGRAIVPVAKMKTAAADGEWETF comes from the coding sequence ATGAACAAGTTGACGATCCGGGCGACATTGACTTCGATAGTCGCCATCTTTGTGATCATGCTGGTGGGCGGCAGCGCGGTGGGTTTCTTTGCGGTTCGATCGGGCAACGCCGCCTTGCAGCAGATGACGCAGAGCGAAGTGAAGGCGGCGCGTCTCTTGTCCGAGAGCGGCGAAGCGTTGTTGCAGGCCCATGTCGCGCTGGTGCGCGCGAATATGCTGTATGCGAGCGACGTGACGGCGGATGCGAAGACGGCGCTGGGCAGCGGTCGTGAACTGCTCGACCGTTCCAGCGCGGTCTGGGCCCAGTATGTCGCGTTGCAGACCGCCGCGCATCGCGACGGCGGTGTCGCAGCGGCGAGCCAGGCGCGCGACGCGGTGCTGGATCAGGCGTTCAAACCGGAACTGGCGGCACTCTCCAACCTCGATCTGTCGACCTACGGTCTGCTGGTCACGCAAACGATGCCTGCGCTGCTGGCCGGCTATGAACACGCGATCGATGTCCTCAAGGTGGCCCAGCAGCATCACGCCGACGCCCTGATGAGCGACGCGCGCCAGCGCCTCGTCGTCCTGAATGCAATGATCGCCGCGGCGCTCGTGATCGCGCTGTTGTTCGCCACGTACGCCCTCTGGGTGCTGCGTCGGGAAGTCATCCTGCCGCTGGGCGAGGCCGCCGGCCATTTTCATCGCATCGCCGCGGGCGACCTGTCGAACGTCGTCGTGGTGCGCTCGAAAAACGAGATCGGCACGGTGTTCGAGGCGATCAACGCGATGCAGCGCGGCATGTCCGGCACGTTGCGCTCGATACGTGAGAGCGCCGGCCTGATCGACGTCGGCGCGCGGGAAATCGCCACCGGCAACACGGACCTGTCCTCCCGCACCGAAGAACAGGCGTCTTCGTTGCAGCAAACCGCGTCGAGCATGGCGCATTTGACGGAGACGGTCCGGCAGAACACCGACAACGCCCGTCAGGCCCGGCAACTCGCGGCGAACGCGTCGGACATCGCCTCGCGCGGCGGCGAGGTGGTGGGCGAGGTGGTGACGACGATGCAGGCGATCGCCGGCAGCTCGGACAAGATCGTCGACATCATCGCCGTCATCGAGGGCATCGCGTTCCAGACGAACATCCTGGCCCTGAACGCGGCGGTGGAAGCCGCGCGGGCCGGCGAGGAAGGCCGCGGTTTCGCGGTCGTCGCCAACGAGGTGCGCAGTCTCGCGCAGCGCAGCGCCGGCGCGGCGAAGGAAATCAAGAGCCTGATCGACGACTCCGCGCAGAAGGTGCATAGCGGCTCCGCGCTGGTGTCGCGCGCCGGCGACACGATGGAGGAGATCGTGCAGGCGGTACGGCGCGTCACCGACATCATGGGCGAGATCAGCGCGGCGTCCGAGGAACAGAAGGGCGGCATCGAGCAGGTGAACCAGGCCGTCACGCAGATGGACCAGGTCACGCAGCAGAACGCGGCCCTGGTGGAGGAAGCGGCGGCGGCGGCGGCCTCGCTCGAAGTGCAGACGCATCAGTTGCGTGGCGTGCTCGACGGATACCGCCTGGACACGAACGATGGCGTCACGCACCGGGCCGCGGCGCCTGCCGTGACGACCGGCCGGGCGGCGCGCGCGTCGGCGGCGCTGTCCACCATGCCGCTGCCGTCGAAAGTGGCGTCGAAGGTGCGCACGCAGGCAACGGCGGCGCGGCACGCGGTGTCTCCGGCGGGTGCGAAGGCGATGCCCGCGGTGAAGGCGGTGACAAAGGCCGTGGCGGCACGCAAGCCGGCGCTGCCTGCCGTGCCGGGTAAGACGATGGTGACGGCGCGGCCGGTGTCGGCCAGCCGGGCGGTGACGGTAGCGGCCGGGCGGGCGATCGTGCCGGTGGCGAAGATGAAGACTGCCGCCGCCGATGGCGAGTGGGAAACGTTCTGA
- a CDS encoding response regulator, with protein sequence MTPSVLAVDDSVAMRHILEATLNAGGYATTLATDGRDALAKALAAVAAERRFDLILTDQNMPGLNGLELIRALRELSPYVDTPILLLTTEDSDAFKEAARDAGASGWLLKPLDPGVLTDVLTSVREAMQA encoded by the coding sequence ATGACACCGAGCGTGCTGGCGGTCGACGATTCGGTCGCGATGCGACACATCCTTGAGGCGACGCTCAACGCGGGCGGCTATGCGACGACGCTGGCCACGGATGGCCGCGACGCGCTGGCGAAGGCGCTGGCGGCGGTCGCCGCCGAGCGTCGTTTCGATCTGATCCTGACCGATCAGAACATGCCGGGTCTGAATGGCCTCGAACTGATCCGCGCGCTGCGCGAGTTGTCGCCCTACGTCGACACGCCGATCCTGTTGCTGACGACCGAAGACAGCGACGCATTCAAAGAGGCGGCGCGTGACGCCGGCGCGAGCGGCTGGTTGCTCAAACCGCTCGATCCCGGTGTGCTCACCGACGTCCTCACGAGTGTTCGCGAGGCGATGCAAGCCTGA
- the cheY gene encoding chemotaxis response regulator CheY — protein MDSSMKILVVDDFPTIRRIVRNLLKELGFTNVDEAEDGAMGLAKLKGGSYEFVISDWNMPNMDGLQMLQAIRADAALSHLPVLMVTAEAKKENIIAAAAAGASGYVVKPFTAATLDEKISKIREKMAKAGA, from the coding sequence ATGGACAGCTCGATGAAGATACTGGTGGTGGACGACTTTCCGACGATCCGGCGGATTGTCCGGAACCTGCTCAAGGAGTTGGGATTCACCAATGTCGACGAGGCGGAAGACGGGGCGATGGGACTGGCGAAGCTGAAGGGCGGTTCCTACGAATTCGTCATATCGGACTGGAACATGCCGAACATGGACGGCCTGCAGATGCTGCAGGCGATCCGCGCCGATGCCGCGTTGTCGCACCTGCCGGTATTGATGGTGACGGCCGAGGCGAAGAAGGAAAACATCATCGCCGCCGCGGCGGCGGGCGCCAGCGGGTATGTCGTGAAGCCCTTCACTGCGGCCACGCTCGATGAAAAGATCTCGAAGATTCGGGAAAAGATGGCCAAGGCAGGGGCGTGA
- the cheZ gene encoding protein phosphatase CheZ, with amino-acid sequence MAAPVAHVDDASGHDGAAGAESSDAAERMTARIGGLMRMLRDSMRELGLDKQVEQAAEVIPDARDRLRYIATMTEQAAERALNATDVAMPLADQLGKDAGALDRRWQEWYDAPQDTQVARALVVETRGFLQLVPAQSTAINQQLMEIMLAQDFQDLTGQVIKKVMDMVHHIEQQLLAVLLENISPERRAELISMVGGGPKPEGPGSLLNGPQVNTEGRTDIVTDQTQVDDLLTELGF; translated from the coding sequence ATGGCGGCGCCCGTCGCGCATGTGGACGATGCGTCCGGGCACGATGGTGCCGCGGGCGCGGAATCGTCCGACGCCGCGGAACGCATGACCGCGCGCATCGGCGGGCTGATGCGCATGCTGCGCGACAGCATGCGCGAACTGGGCCTGGACAAGCAGGTCGAGCAGGCCGCGGAAGTCATCCCGGACGCCCGCGACCGTCTGCGCTACATCGCGACGATGACCGAGCAGGCGGCGGAACGCGCGCTGAATGCGACCGATGTCGCCATGCCGCTCGCCGACCAGCTCGGCAAGGACGCCGGCGCCCTCGACCGCCGCTGGCAGGAATGGTACGACGCGCCGCAGGATACGCAGGTGGCGCGCGCGCTGGTGGTCGAGACGCGCGGTTTCCTGCAACTGGTGCCGGCGCAATCCACGGCCATCAACCAGCAGTTGATGGAAATCATGCTCGCGCAGGATTTCCAGGATCTGACGGGGCAGGTGATCAAGAAGGTGATGGACATGGTCCATCACATCGAACAACAACTGCTGGCAGTGCTGCTGGAGAACATCTCGCCGGAACGCCGCGCGGAACTGATCTCGATGGTGGGCGGCGGGCCGAAGCCGGAAGGTCCGGGTTCGCTGCTCAACGGTCCGCAGGTCAATACCGAGGGCCGTACGGACATCGTCACCGACCAGACGCAGGTCGACGATCTGCTGACGGAACTCGGCTTCTAG
- a CDS encoding protein-glutamate methylesterase/protein-glutamine glutaminase: protein MSTPKIRVLCIDDSALVRSLMTEIISSQPDMMVCATAPDPLVARELIKQHNPDVLTLDVEMPRMDGLDFLERLMRLRPMPVVMVSSLTERGSEITMRALELGAVDFVSKPKVGIRDGLLDYTNIIADKIRAAARAKIRPLAARPAASGAAPGAAGVAPLRNTLVSTEKLIAIGASTGGTEAIKEVLLPLPPDSPAVLITQHMPAGFTRSFAKRLDSLCRISVKEAEHGERLLPGHAYIAPGDHHLLLSRSGANYIAVLSDAEPVNRHRPSVDVLFNSVASCAGKNAIGVILTGMGRDGAVGLGAMRRAGAYTFAQDEASCVVYGMPREAVALGAACEVVGVMAMAEHVMGKLMSMGERAHRV, encoded by the coding sequence ATGTCGACCCCCAAGATTCGCGTACTGTGCATCGATGATTCGGCACTGGTCCGCAGTTTGATGACGGAAATCATTTCCAGCCAGCCCGACATGATGGTGTGCGCGACCGCGCCCGATCCGTTGGTCGCGCGCGAACTGATCAAGCAGCACAACCCGGATGTGCTGACGCTCGATGTCGAAATGCCGCGCATGGACGGTCTCGACTTCCTCGAACGCCTGATGCGGCTGCGGCCGATGCCGGTGGTCATGGTGTCGTCCCTGACCGAACGCGGCTCGGAAATCACGATGCGGGCGCTCGAACTGGGCGCGGTGGATTTCGTCTCGAAGCCGAAGGTCGGCATCCGCGACGGTCTGCTCGATTACACGAACATCATCGCCGACAAGATCCGCGCCGCGGCCCGCGCGAAGATCCGTCCGCTCGCGGCCCGGCCTGCGGCCAGTGGCGCGGCCCCGGGCGCCGCCGGCGTGGCGCCGTTGCGCAACACGCTGGTGTCCACCGAAAAACTGATCGCGATCGGCGCGTCCACGGGCGGCACCGAAGCCATCAAGGAAGTCCTGCTGCCGCTGCCTCCGGATTCCCCGGCGGTGCTGATCACCCAGCACATGCCGGCGGGTTTCACGCGGTCGTTCGCCAAACGTCTGGATTCGTTGTGCCGGATTTCCGTCAAGGAGGCGGAGCACGGCGAACGTCTGCTGCCGGGCCATGCGTATATCGCGCCGGGCGACCATCATCTGCTGCTCTCGCGCAGCGGGGCGAACTACATCGCGGTGTTGAGCGACGCGGAACCGGTGAACCGGCATCGCCCCTCGGTCGACGTGCTGTTCAATTCGGTGGCCAGCTGCGCCGGGAAGAACGCGATCGGCGTGATCCTGACGGGCATGGGCCGCGACGGCGCGGTGGGGCTCGGGGCGATGCGCCGGGCCGGTGCCTATACGTTCGCGCAGGACGAGGCCAGTTGCGTCGTCTATGGGATGCCGCGCGAGGCGGTGGCGCTCGGCGCGGCCTGCGAGGTGGTCGGCGTGATGGCGATGGCCGAGCATGTGATGGGAAAACTCATGTCGATGGGCGAACGTGCACATCGGGTGTAA
- a CDS encoding CheR family methyltransferase translates to MRAPVISSAKGSSSGHDAEAARDFPFTAEDFSRIRTLIYREAGISLSDQKRDMVYNRLARRLRGTGIRTFSEYLDGLERSQDPQEWEAFTNALTTNLTAFFRESHHFPILSQHIAALSQPASVWCCASSTGEEPYSIAMTLAELGAKQSGARVVASDIDTQALAAASEGVYPADGVKNIPNAQLQRFFLRGTGSRAGRVRVNDALRAMVSFEHVNLISPPWPAIQRAAPFDVIFCRNVMIYFDKPTQAKILESFAPLLKPGGLLFAGHSENFSYMTNAFRLRGQTVYERVAEGAGAGKSADRSAASAAGRLVGSLG, encoded by the coding sequence ATGCGTGCTCCCGTTATTTCATCAGCCAAAGGCAGTTCTTCGGGTCATGACGCCGAAGCAGCCCGGGACTTTCCGTTCACCGCGGAAGATTTCAGCCGGATACGTACGTTGATCTATCGCGAGGCCGGCATCTCTTTGTCCGACCAGAAGCGCGATATGGTCTACAACCGTCTCGCGCGCCGCCTGCGCGGCACCGGCATCAGGACGTTCTCGGAATATCTGGACGGACTGGAACGCAGCCAGGATCCGCAGGAGTGGGAGGCGTTCACGAACGCGTTGACCACCAATCTGACGGCGTTCTTCCGCGAGTCGCATCATTTCCCGATTTTGTCGCAGCATATCGCGGCGTTGAGCCAGCCGGCGTCGGTATGGTGCTGCGCGAGCTCGACCGGCGAGGAACCCTATTCGATCGCGATGACGCTGGCCGAACTGGGCGCGAAGCAGTCCGGCGCGCGCGTGGTGGCCAGCGACATCGACACGCAGGCGCTCGCCGCCGCATCCGAGGGCGTCTATCCGGCGGATGGCGTGAAGAACATCCCGAACGCCCAGTTGCAGCGCTTTTTCCTGCGCGGCACCGGCAGCCGGGCCGGGCGCGTGCGCGTCAACGACGCGCTGCGGGCGATGGTTTCGTTCGAACATGTGAACCTGATTTCGCCGCCCTGGCCCGCGATCCAGCGCGCCGCGCCGTTCGACGTGATCTTCTGCCGCAACGTCATGATCTATTTCGACAAGCCGACGCAGGCGAAGATTCTCGAATCGTTCGCCCCGCTGCTCAAGCCGGGCGGACTGCTGTTCGCCGGGCATTCGGAGAATTTTTCGTACATGACCAATGCGTTCCGCTTGCGCGGCCAGACGGTGTACGAGCGCGTCGCCGAGGGCGCTGGCGCCGGCAAGAGCGCGGACCGAAGTGCCGCGAGCGCGGCTGGCCGGCTGGTGGGGAGCCTGGGATGA
- a CDS encoding chemotaxis protein CheW has protein sequence MTELIKSTRGTANLSLIENTQGEGAANEFLAFTLGGEEYGIDILKVQEIRGYEAVTRIANTPDFIKGVINLRGVIVPIVDMRIKFALGTVQYDHQTVVIILNVAQRVVGMVVDGVSDVLTLTAAQIKPAPEFGSVLNTEYLTGLGTVDERLLILMDIERLMTSDEMALVERLAA, from the coding sequence ATGACTGAGCTCATCAAATCCACGCGCGGCACGGCCAACCTGTCGTTGATCGAAAACACCCAGGGCGAAGGCGCCGCCAACGAATTTCTCGCCTTCACGCTGGGCGGCGAAGAGTACGGCATCGACATCCTCAAGGTGCAGGAAATCCGCGGCTACGAAGCGGTGACCCGGATCGCCAACACGCCGGACTTCATCAAGGGCGTGATCAATCTGCGCGGCGTGATCGTGCCGATCGTGGACATGCGCATCAAGTTCGCGCTGGGTACCGTGCAATACGATCACCAGACCGTCGTGATCATCCTGAACGTCGCGCAGCGCGTCGTCGGCATGGTGGTGGATGGGGTGTCCGACGTGCTGACCCTGACGGCCGCGCAGATCAAGCCGGCGCCGGAGTTCGGTTCGGTGCTGAACACCGAATACCTCACGGGCCTGGGGACGGTCGACGAGCGCCTGCTGATCCTGATGGATATCGAGCGTCTGATGACCAGCGATGAAATGGCCCTCGTCGAGCGCCTGGCCGCCTGA
- a CDS encoding chemotaxis protein CheW, whose amino-acid sequence MSLDITQFYETFFDEADELLAEMERLLLALDVQQPDSEQLNAIFRAAHSIKGGAATFGFSVLTDTTHVLESVLDQARNGELTLRTDMIDVFLEAKDVLEKQLRAYRDSAGSVEPDRQLGAALADKLKAVSQATAPIAAAATVAAATAVTTATTTAAPGAAAQHEQNARAAQAAQDAQDERDALNDPDGPPNRVVRQLQEIAGVVPAALAAPAAPAAAAPTGSALKIKLIDVSESDAVLLVEELGNLGKVVGREQAGNLLTVWLESDCAPDVIVAVCCFVINEEQIEIVAGAGTPPASAQPAAAPEVAPVAAPASMIPSAAQDAPGSALAVPAAAAAPAPQAARNAPVAAAAPAAGHEAGSIRVGIDKVDSLINLVGELVITQAMLAQTASKFDPVLHDRLFNGLSLLERNARDLQEAVMSIRMMPMDYVFSRFPRLVRDLASKLGKKVDLVTVGQATELDKSLIERIIDPLTHLVRNSLDHGIETPEVRQAAGKEAAGQLVLSAEHLGGNIVIEVSDDGAGLNRERILAKAMKQGMAVSDAMSDDEVAQLIFMPGFSTADQVTDISGRGVGMDVVKRNIQDMGGHVEVQSRSGAGTTTRILLPLTLAILDGMSVKVGAETFIVPLNSVMESLQPSNDELFTIAGGQDDGRVIRVRGEYLPIVALHKVFGVVDARTDPTKAIVIILQAEGRRFALLVDELLGQHQVVVKNLETNYRKVFGISAATILGDGSVALIIDVPALNRSSRDDLCGLKEAPAAAGQPAHSA is encoded by the coding sequence ATGTCGCTCGATATCACCCAGTTCTACGAGACTTTCTTCGACGAGGCCGACGAGCTGCTCGCCGAAATGGAGCGCCTGCTGCTTGCGCTCGATGTACAGCAGCCCGATTCGGAGCAGCTCAACGCGATTTTCCGCGCTGCGCACTCCATCAAGGGCGGTGCCGCGACGTTCGGCTTCAGCGTCCTGACGGACACCACGCACGTTCTGGAGTCCGTTCTGGATCAGGCGCGCAATGGCGAGCTGACCTTGCGCACCGACATGATCGACGTCTTCCTGGAAGCCAAGGACGTGCTGGAGAAGCAGCTCCGGGCGTATCGGGACTCGGCGGGATCGGTGGAACCGGACCGGCAACTCGGCGCGGCGCTGGCGGACAAGCTCAAGGCCGTTAGCCAGGCAACCGCGCCGATCGCCGCCGCGGCGACCGTCGCCGCGGCCACCGCGGTGACCACGGCCACGACCACCGCCGCGCCCGGCGCCGCCGCGCAGCACGAGCAGAACGCCCGCGCGGCGCAGGCGGCGCAGGACGCCCAGGATGAACGGGACGCGTTGAACGATCCCGACGGCCCGCCGAACCGCGTGGTCCGTCAGTTGCAGGAAATCGCCGGCGTCGTGCCCGCTGCCCTTGCGGCCCCTGCGGCGCCGGCCGCCGCCGCGCCGACGGGTTCCGCCCTGAAGATCAAATTGATCGACGTGAGCGAAAGCGACGCGGTCCTGCTGGTCGAGGAACTGGGCAATCTGGGCAAGGTCGTCGGGCGCGAACAGGCCGGCAATCTGCTGACGGTCTGGCTCGAAAGCGACTGCGCGCCCGATGTGATCGTCGCGGTGTGCTGCTTCGTGATCAACGAAGAGCAGATCGAAATCGTGGCCGGCGCCGGCACGCCGCCCGCCAGTGCGCAGCCGGCGGCAGCGCCCGAGGTCGCCCCGGTGGCGGCCCCCGCCAGCATGATCCCCAGTGCGGCGCAGGATGCGCCGGGCAGCGCGCTCGCGGTGCCCGCGGCGGCTGCGGCGCCCGCGCCCCAGGCGGCGCGCAATGCGCCGGTCGCGGCGGCGGCGCCTGCGGCGGGACACGAAGCCGGCTCGATCCGCGTCGGCATCGACAAGGTCGACAGCCTGATCAATCTCGTCGGCGAACTCGTCATCACGCAGGCGATGCTGGCGCAGACCGCGTCGAAGTTCGACCCCGTGCTGCACGACCGCCTGTTCAACGGCTTGTCGCTGCTCGAGCGCAATGCGCGCGACTTGCAGGAAGCGGTGATGTCGATCCGCATGATGCCGATGGACTACGTGTTCAGCCGCTTCCCGCGGCTGGTCCGGGACCTGGCATCGAAGCTCGGCAAGAAGGTCGACCTCGTCACGGTCGGCCAGGCGACGGAGCTCGACAAGAGCCTGATCGAACGCATCATCGATCCATTGACCCACCTGGTGCGCAACAGCCTCGACCACGGCATCGAAACGCCCGAAGTGCGTCAGGCGGCCGGCAAGGAAGCGGCTGGGCAACTGGTGCTGTCGGCCGAGCACCTGGGCGGCAATATCGTCATCGAAGTCTCCGACGACGGCGCCGGCCTGAACCGCGAGCGCATTCTCGCGAAGGCCATGAAGCAGGGCATGGCGGTCAGCGATGCGATGAGCGACGACGAAGTCGCGCAACTGATTTTCATGCCGGGCTTCTCGACCGCCGATCAGGTCACGGACATCTCCGGACGCGGCGTCGGCATGGATGTGGTGAAACGCAACATCCAGGACATGGGCGGCCATGTGGAAGTGCAGTCGCGCAGCGGCGCGGGCACGACGACGCGCATTCTGCTGCCGTTGACGCTCGCGATCCTCGACGGCATGTCCGTCAAGGTGGGCGCGGAGACGTTCATCGTGCCGCTGAATTCCGTGATGGAATCCCTGCAGCCGAGCAACGACGAGCTGTTCACGATTGCCGGCGGGCAGGACGACGGCCGGGTGATCCGCGTGCGCGGCGAATATCTGCCGATCGTGGCGCTGCACAAGGTGTTCGGCGTGGTGGATGCGCGTACCGATCCGACCAAGGCGATCGTCATCATCCTGCAGGCGGAAGGGCGCCGCTTCGCGCTGCTGGTCGACGAGTTGCTGGGCCAGCACCAGGTGGTCGTGAAGAATCTCGAAACCAACTACCGGAAAGTCTTCGGCATTTCGGCCGCGACGATCCTCGGCGACGGCAGCGTCGCGCTCATTATCGACGTGCCGGCTCTGAACCGTTCGAGCCGCGATGATCTGTGTGGCCTGAAGGAGGCACCTGCCGCCGCCGGCCAACCTGCACACTCCGCTTAG
- the cheD gene encoding chemoreceptor glutamine deamidase CheD, with product MKGLPHANHFYQDTDFGKPGVKLLMNEFYVTSEDMVLNTVLGSCVSACIRDPGTGIGGMNHFMLPDESGDPSRDSSDAMRYGAYAMEVLINELIKGGARRSGLEAKVFGGAAVLKRMHTLNIGEDNSRFVRRYLALENIRIVAEDLEGEHPRKVCFMPATGRVMVRKLPLDVRVADPQARSASIALEQRERAMAEQMRSLGARHAERASGTVEVFGRGDAQTRNAAVLARPAAVAPRVELFIRRPAAPGAKPSGKPGTAAPAAAKPFHETM from the coding sequence ATGAAAGGCCTGCCGCACGCGAATCATTTCTATCAGGACACGGACTTCGGCAAGCCGGGCGTCAAGTTGCTGATGAACGAGTTCTACGTGACCTCCGAGGACATGGTGCTGAACACGGTGCTGGGTTCCTGCGTGTCGGCCTGCATACGCGACCCCGGTACCGGCATCGGCGGCATGAACCATTTCATGCTGCCGGACGAGAGCGGCGACCCGTCGCGCGATTCGTCCGACGCGATGCGCTATGGCGCCTATGCGATGGAAGTGCTGATCAACGAGTTGATCAAGGGCGGCGCGCGGCGCTCGGGCCTCGAAGCCAAGGTCTTCGGCGGCGCGGCGGTGCTCAAGCGCATGCATACGCTCAATATCGGCGAGGACAATTCGCGGTTCGTGCGGCGCTACCTCGCGCTGGAGAACATCCGCATCGTCGCCGAGGATCTGGAAGGAGAACATCCGCGCAAGGTCTGCTTCATGCCGGCCACGGGCCGGGTCATGGTGCGCAAGCTGCCCCTGGACGTGCGCGTGGCCGATCCGCAGGCGCGCAGTGCGTCGATCGCGCTGGAGCAGCGGGAACGGGCGATGGCGGAGCAGATGCGCTCGCTCGGCGCACGGCACGCGGAACGGGCGTCGGGAACCGTCGAAGTGTTCGGCCGGGGCGACGCCCAGACGCGCAACGCCGCCGTGCTGGCCCGTCCGGCCGCCGTGGCGCCGCGAGTCGAACTGTTCATACGGCGCCCCGCGGCGCCGGGTGCCAAGCCTTCGGGCAAACCGGGTACCGCCGCGCCGGCCGCGGCGAAGCCCTTTCACGAGACGATGTGA